In bacterium, one genomic interval encodes:
- a CDS encoding P-loop NTPase, whose amino-acid sequence MRVVTIGSGVAGVGRSFAAANLAVALAHRGARTCLVDLDFQNAEQHLLLGQLRPQRSVLELLRGEALSMAELMISADLGGRLFLVPGAPETIRPASLRGSDVDRLVSELRQLPAEFVVVDLPASTAHQALDLFLAGDAQYLVSTTDPAALAAGGAYLRLARSRRATRRGAGTPLRSPRVYNTLDDLVRDMDAIRSDAGEAGPRFRPGLILNRCPLDDEASAAALRALRAAAG is encoded by the coding sequence ATGCGCGTCGTCACGATCGGTTCGGGCGTCGCCGGTGTTGGACGGTCGTTCGCGGCCGCCAATCTCGCCGTCGCCCTGGCCCATCGCGGCGCCCGCACCTGCCTCGTGGACCTCGACTTCCAGAACGCGGAGCAGCACCTGCTTCTCGGCCAGCTGCGCCCGCAGCGCTCGGTCCTCGAACTGCTGCGCGGCGAGGCGCTCTCGATGGCCGAGCTGATGATCTCCGCCGACCTCGGCGGCCGGCTGTTCCTCGTGCCCGGCGCGCCGGAGACGATCCGCCCGGCCTCGCTCCGCGGGTCGGACGTGGACCGCCTCGTCTCCGAGCTGCGGCAGCTGCCGGCCGAGTTCGTCGTCGTCGACCTTCCCGCCTCGACCGCCCATCAGGCGCTCGACCTGTTCCTCGCCGGCGACGCGCAGTACCTCGTCTCGACGACCGACCCGGCGGCGCTGGCCGCGGGCGGCGCCTACCTGCGGCTGGCCCGTTCGCGCCGCGCGACGCGGCGCGGCGCGGGGACGCCGCTCCGCTCGCCGCGCGTCTACAACACGCTCGACGACCTCGTGCGGGACATGGACGCGATCCGCAGCGACGCCGGAGAGGCGGGGCCGCGCTTCCGCCCGGGCCTGATCCTCAACCGCTGCCCGCTCGACGACGAAGCCTCGGCGGCGGCGCTGCGCGCGCTGCGCGCCGCGGCGGGCGA